One Formosa sp. Hel3_A1_48 genomic window, GAGGTAATACATCTTCTATGGTTAATGTATACAAATCTGCTGCATCTTTTATAAGCCCTGCATTGACCAGTAAAGCCACCGTTTCTCCGCCTAAACCTTCTATATCTAACGCTTTTCTCGAAATATAATGTTGAATTCGACCAATGATTTGTGGTGGACACCCCATAGTATTGGGGCAATAATGTTGTGCTTCACCACCTTTTCTTGTTAATGGTGTTTGGCATTCAGGACATTCTGAGAGGTATATGGTGGGAGTTGATTTTGCTAGTCGTTTTGAAATGTCTACCCCTACAATTTTTGGGATGATTTCTCCGCCTTTTTCTACAAAAACCGTATCCCCAATTCGAACATCTAATTTTTCAATTTGATCTGCGTTGTGTAAAGATGCACGTTTGACAACAGTTCCAGCCAATGCAACAGGCTCTAAATTTGCTACAGGTGTTAGGGCACCAGTACGCCCCACTTGATACGAGATATGATTGAGTAAGGTAGACACTTGTTCAGCTTTAAATTTGTAGGCCATTGCCCAGCGTGGGGCTTTGGCTGTAAAACCCAATTCGGCTTGCTGTTGTAAATCATTGACTTTGACTACAATACCATCTATTTCATAAGGTAAATCATGACGAGCTTGATCCCATGTCGTTATAAACTCTAAAACCTCATCAATTGAAGACACACACTTGGCTTCTTTAGGAACTTTAAATCCCCATGAGCGGGCTTTTTCTAAGTTATTGAATTGAGACAAAATACCCGTATTTTCTCCAACAATACTATACAACAGGCAATCTAGAGGACGTCTGGCTACTTCGCTACTGTCTTGCAACTTCAAACTTCCTGAAGCGGTATTTCTAGGGTTTTTGTAGGGCTCTTCACCAGCGGCAACACGGGCTTCATTCATGGCATTAAACCCCTCAAAAGGAAGCACAATTTCTCCGCGAATCTCAAAAAAATTAGGAAAATCACCTTGAAGTTTTAGCGGCACGGATTTGATAGTTTTCACATTGGCAGTTACGTCATCACCTTGGGTACCGTCTCCTCGCGTAAGGGCCTGAAAAAGTACACCGTCTTTGTAGGTAATACTGATGGATGCACCGTCGTATTTAAGCTCACAGGTGTAACGAATCGGACCATCGACTATTTTCTTTATGCGGGTCTCCCAATCCAACAAATCAGCTTTAGAATACGAATTATCTAAAGAATACATACGCTGTGCGTGAACAACAGTTTGAAAGTTTTTGGTAACTGCTCCTCCAACTCGTTGTGTTGGTGAATTAGAGTCATGTAGTTCCGGGTATTGATTTTCTAAAGCCTGAAGTTGTTTCAACTTCATATCAAAATCATAATCTGAAATGCTAGGCATATCCAACACATAATAATTATGGTTATGCTGCCTTAGCTCATCTCTGAGTTGAATGATTAATTCTTTGTCTGTCATTTATGTAATTACACCCTATGTTTTAGTGGCTACTAAAATACTAAATTCAGTCCATAAAATTAGTGTAAAAAACACGAAAAACAGTTTATTTTTTTTGTGCTTTTAGCATACGGTCTTTTCCAAATGTATCTTTTTTTATGACCCTATTTTCAAAGTTAAGTGCATCAAAAAGAGCTTTTGTTTCGTTTCCATATTGCTCATTTATTTCCGCAAAACATAAACCAGAAGACTTGAGGTTATTCAGAGCTATATCTTTAAGCGCTTTGTAAAAAACAAGTGGAGTTTCATCAGGTACAAATAAGGCTAAATGGGGTTCGTATGCCAAGACATTATCTTTCATTAACTCCTGTTCTTGTTTGCAAACATAAGGAGGGTTTGAAACAACTACATCAAAATCTTGATTACTATTCCACTCAAGTATATTGGCTTCGATAAAATTGACCTTAACCTCATTCGCCTTAGCATTAAAATGTGCTAGCTCCAAGGCATCAGGACTTACATCAAGGGCGAAGACTTCAGCATTGGGTAAAGCATGAGCCAATGCAATGGCAATACAACCTGAACCTGTCCCAAGATCAATAATTTTTGGCGCATCGCTGGGATCAAAATGATTTAATATCCAAGCCACCAACTCCTCAGTTTCTGGGCGGGGGATAAGTACAGAAGCGGAAACGGAAAAAGTAAGTCCAAAAAAACTAGTTTGGCCTAGAATATACTGAACAGGCTCATGGTTTTTAAGACGAATCAACGCTTGTTCAAAAGAACTTAAGTCCGATGCAGAAACTTCTTTACCATAATTTAGAACAATTTGATGTGGTTTTAAGTTTAGGTATGCCGCACATAAGCGCTGAAAGAAGACCAAACGTTCTGAGGAGGGAAAAACATGGAGTTCGTCAAGAAAACGTTTCTTTAATAAACTTATTTTCATAGTAAATCTTTTATCATCCATGTACCACAATTATGGTGGCCTGTAGCGCCTAATGGAGCTTGCAGTTCCAAGAAGTCATTACGCCTATAAAGATCAACTGCAGAATGAAGAGCAGGAATTGTTTCTAAATAACATTTTTTAAAGCCAAATGAGCGTGCAGCATCCAAGCAACAATCCATTAATTTCTGTCCTATACCACAACCTCTTATCTTAGTCAGAACATACATTTTTTGAAGTTCACAAACAGCTTGCGAATGGCTTTTCAGAGGTTGAATTCCAGCGCCCCCCAAAATTTCTCCATTTGACTTTACCACGAAATAGATAGACTGTGGTCGGTCATAAGCCTCGTACATCGCTGAGGTTTCAGGATCTTCATAAGCTGTACCTTTTAAAGGAAGGTTGAGTTCTATAAAAACAGATCTGATCACCGATTCAATTTGTGGATTATCGCCTTTAGTAATTTCTTTAATTTGCACGTCTAACATCAACGAAATTCGCCTTATTTTTGTAGTTTCGAAGATACGTATATCGTCCTTGAAAATAAAAATTTTAATTATCGAAGATTCAACATTCATCAAGCGTTGCATAGAAATTGGCAAAAATGGATTTGGTACGGCAGCACCAAACCCAGCTGTGGGTTCTGTTGTGGTTGTTGATGGACAAATTATTGGCGAGGGATGGACGAGTGCATATGGTGGTGCTCACGCTGAAGTCAATGCAATAGCATCGGTAAAGAATAAAAGCCTTTTAGCTAAATCTACGCTTTATGTTAGCCTTGAGCCTTGTTGTCACCACGGAAAAACACCGCCCTGCACAGACCTTATTATTAAACATAAAATTCAAAGAGTAGTGATTGGATGCATTGATTCAAACACAAAAGTTAGCGGGAAAGGAGTAGCTGCACTAGAAGCTGCCGGCTGTAAGGTTAAAGTTGGTATTGAAGAAGAACTTTGCAAAGAACACCACAGACGATTTCTAACATTTCAAAATAAAAAGCGTCCTTATGTAATATTGAAGTGGGCAGAAACAAAAAATGGTTTTATTGCTCCAAAAAAAAAGAAAAACAGAACACCAGTTTGGATCAGCTCATCCGAATCACGTCAATTAGTACATCAATGGCGATCTGAAGAGCACGCTATATTGGTTGGAGGCAATACTGTATTGGATGATAACCCTAGTTTAACTACAAGAATGATTTCAGGAAGAAACCCCATCCGTATCGTCGTCGATCAAAAAGGTACATTACCTAAGTCATTAGCAGTGTTTAGTGAGGATGCTAAAACACATGTATTATCAAATAATGATATTAATTTCAACAATGAAATAGCGAAACAAATATGCAATAAACTTTATGAAATGAGTATCCTTTCAGTACTGATAGAAGGTGGACAAAAAACACTACAATACTTTATTGATGAGAATTTATGGGACGAAATGCGTGTATTCAAGGGGCCAACAGAATTTACAGCCGGAACAAAAAGCCCCGTATTTAAGGATACGCCTAGACACAAAGTAAGTATTGCAGATGACGAATTATGCATCTACAGAAACAAAAAATAGATGTTTAATGCGTGAACAAAACTATGCCTTTAAAACTATTGAGCAATCCTCAGACGTTGAACTTTACAAAGACAAAGGCAGTAAGTTTTATGCATATGCATTCCCTATCCAAAAAGAAACTGATGTTAAAAAACACATTGAAAAATTAAAAGAAAAGCACCGTTCAGCTAGACACTTTTGCTACGCCTACAGACTAGGACCAAGCGCTTCACACAACAGAGTTTCAGATGATGGAGAACCAAACAACAGTGCTGGAATGCCCATATTAGGACAACTTCAGGCCAAAGATCTTACAAACACCCTCGTAGTTGTGGTTCGTTATTTTGGAGGTATAAAGCTAGGGGTTGGCGGACTTATTATGGCCTACAAGACTGCGGCTAAACAAATTTTAGAAACAATTCATATTATCACAATTTATAAAAGTGATAATATTAAAATTAATTTTACGTACAATGAACTAAGCTATGTGATGCGTATAATTAAAAAGTATAATTTAAAAATTATTCAACAGCATCAAGAATTGGCATGTTGGGTTAAAATTTCAGTTAAAAAAAAGGATTTAGAATCAATACTATTGGCGTTTTCAGCGCATCACAAAATTGAAGTCGAAATTTTGAACGATTAATTTTGCAGTTTGTCTAAAAAAAAGTCTGGGCAGCGTATCGGAGATCGTGATTTAGAGTCGACAAAAACCAATTTTGTGTAGGCCGTTGTTAACAACTCGCCGCCCTCGTTATGCAACTCATACTTAAATTCAATAGAGACTTCAGGGGGCTTTATTAGGCTCGTAGTAATGATCAACACATCCTCGTAAAACGCTGGTTTACTGTAATTTATATTTAAAACAACCACAGGAAGCATAATACCTTGTGCTTCCATCTCTTTATAAGAAACACCCAAAGAAGAGAGCCATTCAATCCTACCAATTTCAAAATATTGAGCATAATTTCCATGATATACAACGCCCATTTGGTCGGTTTCTCCATAACGGACTTTAACTTTTGTTTGGTGATTAATCATGAAAAAATTCATATATTTCTTGCAGCATAATTTAGACGAAAAAAAATAAAATTTCCTGCAATTTTAATTTTTTTTTTAGAAATTTTGTTCACATATTTGTGACAGACAAAAAAATAACGTACACCCCCCAAGTGTTTCAATTTTTTAGTCACTAACTAACTAAAAATCTTAAATTAATAATGACTAACACTGCGCAATCGGTATGGGCAAATTGTCTTGATTTTATCAAGGATAATATTCAGCCCCAAGCATACAAAACATGGTTTGAGCCTATTGTAGCGGTTAAGTTAGCAGATCAATCATTAAGCATCCAAGTCCCGAGTAAATTCTTTTACGAGTGGCTCGAAGAGCATTATGTGAAGATACTTAAGGTAGCACTAACAAAAGAATTAGGTGATGACGCCAAATTGGTGTACATTATTAAAATGGAAAACACCTATGGTAATAAACAACCTTTCACCGAAAAAATTCCAAGCTCCAATCGTTCGGCAATAAAATCCCAACGGGCTGACATACCACTCAAGAATAAAAACCCAGAGCTTAAAAATCCTTTCATAATCCCTGGAATAAGAAATGTAAAAATAGAATCTCAACTTAATCCTATTTACACTTTTGAAAATTTTCTTGAAGGTGACTCAAATAGATTAGCGAGAAATGCAGGGATTGCAGTGGCCAACAAACCCGGAGGAACCTCTTTTAATCCATTACTAATATTTGGTGGCGTAGGCTTAGGAAAAACACATTTAGCACATGCTATTGGAGTTGACATCAAAGACAAATACCCTGAAAAAACCGTTTTATATATTTCTGCCGAGAAATTTACGCAGCAATACATAGAATCTGTTAAAAAGAACAACCGAAACGATTTTATACATTTTTACCAAATCATCGACGTTCTTATCATTGATGATGTTCAATTCCTGTCTGGTAAATCTGGAACTCAAGATGTTTTCTTCCATATTTTTAACCACTTGCACCAAAACGGCAAGCAAGTTATACTAACTAGTGATAAAGCACCAGTTGATATGCAAGATATTGAACAGCGTTTGTTGTCTAGATTCAAATGGGGCCTTTCTGCAGAGCTCCAAAAACCGGATTTTGAAACACGAGTATCAATTGTCAAAAATAAACTTTACAGAGATGGTGTTGAGATGCCAGACGACATTGTAGAGTATGTCGCTAAAAATATAAAAACAAATGTTCGTGAATTAGAAGGAGCTATCATCTCTTTGATTGCACAATCTTCATTCAACAAAAAAGAGATTACGCTTTCGCTTGCAAAGGAGATCGTAGAAAAATTTGTTAAAAACACCAAACGCGAAGTCTCTATAGATTACATCCAAAAAATAGTCTCGGACTATTTCCAAATGGATGTAGATACACTTCAGTCTAAAACTAGAAAACGACATATTGTTCAAGCTCGACAATTAGCTATGTTTTTTGCAAAAAAATTCACTAAAGCTTCATTGGCCAGTATTGGCTCCCAAATTGGAAAACGAGATCATGCAACTGTCCTTCATGCTTGCAAAACTGTAGACAATCTCTCTTCAACAGATAAGCAATTTAGAAAATATGTTGAAGATTTGACAAAAAAGCTTTCCGTTTAAACCCCTTTTTATGACCAAGATTTTAATGGTTTGCTTAGGAAATATCTGCAGATCTCCCTTGGCTGAAGGCATCCTAAAATCAAAATTACCGAGCAACGCTTACTTTGTAGACTCTGCTGGCACAAGTGGTTTTCACTCAGGAAACGCACCAGATCCTCGTTCTATTGAAGTCGCTCAGAAAAATGAACTAGATATTAGTCAGCAAAAGTCGAGACCTTTTAGAGCCTACGATTTGGAAGAATTTGATTTAATTTTTGTGATGGATGAAGCAAATTATGACGACATAATTCGACACACAAAAACAGAACAAGAACGGCAAAAGGTAAAACTAATTTTAGACTACCCAGGTTCACAAAAAAAAGAAGTGCCGGACCCATATTACGGAGGTGAAGACGGTTTTCAATATATTTATACGCTGCTGGACGACGCTTGTAACTACCACAGCAATCAGTTAATAAAAAGGGGATGAACGGAAAAATATATTTGATTCCAAACACCCTTGGCGATGTTCCTCCTCTAGAAACAATGCCTTTGTCTGTCAAAAAAATTATTGAAGAAATTGACATATACATTGTTGAAAACGAAAAGTCTGCAAGGCGATTTATAAAATCTGTAAGCAGCTCTAAAGAACAATCTAGCTTAAGACTATTCCCGCTAAATAAATTTACCAACGCTTCAGAAATACCTACTTACTTGGAACCTTGCAAGCAAGGAGTATCCATCGGACTAATTTCTGACGCAGGATGCCCAGGTGTAGCAGATCCAGGTGCTGAAGTTGTACGTCTTGCTCATCAGAACAATATACAAGTTGTTCCATTAGTTGGCCCATCCTCGATTTTGCTTGCGGTGATGAGCTCAGGTATGAATGGCCAAAATTTTGCATTCAACGGCTACCTTCCCATTGACAAAGCAGAACGTAAGGCAAAATTGAAACAGTTAGAGAAGCGTTCTTTTGAAGAACAACAAGCGCAGTTGTTTATTGAAACGCCATATCGAAATCAAAAACTTCTTCAAGAAATGTGTCGGACATTACACCCGAGTACCCGAATTTGTGTTGCAAGTGATTTAAGTCTAAAAACAGAATATATTAAAACGCAAACTGCTTCAGATTGGAAATACACCAAGATTGATTTTCATAAAAGACCAACCATATTTATTCTCCAAAAAGACTAAAAAAAACTACTGAAAATCTACCCTCGGGCGTTTTTCAGCTGTAATGAAAGAAGTGTTGTACGATGAAAATTTTCGCATGTAAGATTCTATATCAGTTCCAAAAGCATCCGAGAAACCAACAGCTCCGTAACTTCTCAAATATCGTTTTACATTTCCTGGACCAGACAGATGAGCAGCGGCCAAAATACCAGACTCAGTAACTAAGGTCCCATTAATACTTTGACCTGAAAAGCGCTTAATATCACGACGTAGAATCCATTTGTTACGTTTGGCGTTGGCTAAAAATGCCTTTTCCTGCAGTACGGGATTGTTCAAAAAATTAGAAGGATTATTAATTCCTATGAGTTTTAAAGTAGATGCACCAAATTGATATTTTCCTAAATACCCAAGAGAATTAACAACAGTATAACGGCCTTGAGATTCTTTAAATGCGATGGCCTCTTTAAAACCAATATAACCACGATCTAAAATTATATAATTAACAAAAACATCAACTGTATTTGCTGTTCGATCAGTTGAAAAATTGTATTTCACGTCAATAGCATCAGCACCAATAACGCTTACAGCCATTGTATTTGGAGAGGAGGTGAATCCTAGAAACAGAAAACACAATAAAACTCTAATCAGTATTACATCCTTAGTTTTGGTTAACCACATGGTATTTAAGTTTAAGCAAAAGCTTATTTAAAAAACAGCGCAAAGGTACATAAAAATAAAAGGTGTTGAAAATCAGCATGTTACACTATTCCCTAATGCCTTTTCGAGATAAATAGTTCTGATAAGATTGGGCATTTTTGTTATGCCCTGAAATCGACTTTGCAAAATTGTGATACCCTGGACGTTCAGGGTTGGCTGCAAAAAAGAAAAAATCGTGACGTTCATAATTAAGTACAGCATCTATAACAGATAAATCGGGCATGGCGATAAGACCTGGAGGTAAGCCTTTGTTTAAATAAGTATTGTAAGGGGATTCTATCT contains:
- a CDS encoding low molecular weight protein-tyrosine-phosphatase — encoded protein: MTKILMVCLGNICRSPLAEGILKSKLPSNAYFVDSAGTSGFHSGNAPDPRSIEVAQKNELDISQQKSRPFRAYDLEEFDLIFVMDEANYDDIIRHTKTEQERQKVKLILDYPGSQKKEVPDPYYGGEDGFQYIYTLLDDACNYHSNQLIKRG
- the ribD gene encoding bifunctional diaminohydroxyphosphoribosylaminopyrimidine deaminase/5-amino-6-(5-phosphoribosylamino)uracil reductase RibD, which gives rise to MKIKILIIEDSTFIKRCIEIGKNGFGTAAPNPAVGSVVVVDGQIIGEGWTSAYGGAHAEVNAIASVKNKSLLAKSTLYVSLEPCCHHGKTPPCTDLIIKHKIQRVVIGCIDSNTKVSGKGVAALEAAGCKVKVGIEEELCKEHHRRFLTFQNKKRPYVILKWAETKNGFIAPKKKKNRTPVWISSSESRQLVHQWRSEEHAILVGGNTVLDDNPSLTTRMISGRNPIRIVVDQKGTLPKSLAVFSEDAKTHVLSNNDINFNNEIAKQICNKLYEMSILSVLIEGGQKTLQYFIDENLWDEMRVFKGPTEFTAGTKSPVFKDTPRHKVSIADDELCIYRNKK
- the ligA gene encoding NAD-dependent DNA ligase LigA, which gives rise to MTDKELIIQLRDELRQHNHNYYVLDMPSISDYDFDMKLKQLQALENQYPELHDSNSPTQRVGGAVTKNFQTVVHAQRMYSLDNSYSKADLLDWETRIKKIVDGPIRYTCELKYDGASISITYKDGVLFQALTRGDGTQGDDVTANVKTIKSVPLKLQGDFPNFFEIRGEIVLPFEGFNAMNEARVAAGEEPYKNPRNTASGSLKLQDSSEVARRPLDCLLYSIVGENTGILSQFNNLEKARSWGFKVPKEAKCVSSIDEVLEFITTWDQARHDLPYEIDGIVVKVNDLQQQAELGFTAKAPRWAMAYKFKAEQVSTLLNHISYQVGRTGALTPVANLEPVALAGTVVKRASLHNADQIEKLDVRIGDTVFVEKGGEIIPKIVGVDISKRLAKSTPTIYLSECPECQTPLTRKGGEAQHYCPNTMGCPPQIIGRIQHYISRKALDIEGLGGETVALLVNAGLIKDAADLYTLTIEDVLPLERMAQKSAENLVNGIEASKNISFERVLFGLGIRYVGETVAKTLAKHYKHVGALSEASLEDLEAVDEIGVKIAESVYAFFRDDNSIRLVSRLVSYGLQLELSEEALANQTTLLSGQRIVVSGVFETISRNELKALIEANGGKVVSSISAKTSYVVAGANMGPSKRQKAEQLNVPILTEQEFLDKV
- the prmC gene encoding peptide chain release factor N(5)-glutamine methyltransferase, translating into MKISLLKKRFLDELHVFPSSERLVFFQRLCAAYLNLKPHQIVLNYGKEVSASDLSSFEQALIRLKNHEPVQYILGQTSFFGLTFSVSASVLIPRPETEELVAWILNHFDPSDAPKIIDLGTGSGCIAIALAHALPNAEVFALDVSPDALELAHFNAKANEVKVNFIEANILEWNSNQDFDVVVSNPPYVCKQEQELMKDNVLAYEPHLALFVPDETPLVFYKALKDIALNNLKSSGLCFAEINEQYGNETKALFDALNFENRVIKKDTFGKDRMLKAQKK
- a CDS encoding GNAT family N-acetyltransferase, producing MLDVQIKEITKGDNPQIESVIRSVFIELNLPLKGTAYEDPETSAMYEAYDRPQSIYFVVKSNGEILGGAGIQPLKSHSQAVCELQKMYVLTKIRGCGIGQKLMDCCLDAARSFGFKKCYLETIPALHSAVDLYRRNDFLELQAPLGATGHHNCGTWMIKDLL
- a CDS encoding IMPACT family protein; the protein is MREQNYAFKTIEQSSDVELYKDKGSKFYAYAFPIQKETDVKKHIEKLKEKHRSARHFCYAYRLGPSASHNRVSDDGEPNNSAGMPILGQLQAKDLTNTLVVVVRYFGGIKLGVGGLIMAYKTAAKQILETIHIITIYKSDNIKINFTYNELSYVMRIIKKYNLKIIQQHQELACWVKISVKKKDLESILLAFSAHHKIEVEILND
- a CDS encoding acyl-CoA thioesterase codes for the protein MNFFMINHQTKVKVRYGETDQMGVVYHGNYAQYFEIGRIEWLSSLGVSYKEMEAQGIMLPVVVLNINYSKPAFYEDVLIITTSLIKPPEVSIEFKYELHNEGGELLTTAYTKLVFVDSKSRSPIRCPDFFLDKLQN
- the dnaA gene encoding chromosomal replication initiator protein DnaA; amino-acid sequence: MTNTAQSVWANCLDFIKDNIQPQAYKTWFEPIVAVKLADQSLSIQVPSKFFYEWLEEHYVKILKVALTKELGDDAKLVYIIKMENTYGNKQPFTEKIPSSNRSAIKSQRADIPLKNKNPELKNPFIIPGIRNVKIESQLNPIYTFENFLEGDSNRLARNAGIAVANKPGGTSFNPLLIFGGVGLGKTHLAHAIGVDIKDKYPEKTVLYISAEKFTQQYIESVKKNNRNDFIHFYQIIDVLIIDDVQFLSGKSGTQDVFFHIFNHLHQNGKQVILTSDKAPVDMQDIEQRLLSRFKWGLSAELQKPDFETRVSIVKNKLYRDGVEMPDDIVEYVAKNIKTNVRELEGAIISLIAQSSFNKKEITLSLAKEIVEKFVKNTKREVSIDYIQKIVSDYFQMDVDTLQSKTRKRHIVQARQLAMFFAKKFTKASLASIGSQIGKRDHATVLHACKTVDNLSSTDKQFRKYVEDLTKKLSV
- a CDS encoding SAM-dependent methyltransferase yields the protein MNGKIYLIPNTLGDVPPLETMPLSVKKIIEEIDIYIVENEKSARRFIKSVSSSKEQSSLRLFPLNKFTNASEIPTYLEPCKQGVSIGLISDAGCPGVADPGAEVVRLAHQNNIQVVPLVGPSSILLAVMSSGMNGQNFAFNGYLPIDKAERKAKLKQLEKRSFEEQQAQLFIETPYRNQKLLQEMCRTLHPSTRICVASDLSLKTEYIKTQTASDWKYTKIDFHKRPTIFILQKD
- a CDS encoding peptidoglycan-binding protein LysM yields the protein MWLTKTKDVILIRVLLCFLFLGFTSSPNTMAVSVIGADAIDVKYNFSTDRTANTVDVFVNYIILDRGYIGFKEAIAFKESQGRYTVVNSLGYLGKYQFGASTLKLIGINNPSNFLNNPVLQEKAFLANAKRNKWILRRDIKRFSGQSINGTLVTESGILAAAHLSGPGNVKRYLRSYGAVGFSDAFGTDIESYMRKFSSYNTSFITAEKRPRVDFQ